A single region of the Chrysoperla carnea chromosome 5, inChrCarn1.1, whole genome shotgun sequence genome encodes:
- the LOC123300919 gene encoding immunoglobulin-binding protein 1, whose translation MASSTEDQQESPENTISDLFDQAFDLYNAINNTTEATNSDQVQLDVRKAIKMLENCTKLVSAASIFSTNESFEELPPNDIKFLLLPVLLGMLHLKICGTHDRKELLDNAEIYFKDYLKRCYEYGLTENDVTKKKKDSENQTDREESEIEIIQKIVHNRSNKIKRYQEQKALDEKIAYLKQNLDEDVKREFFTTLIKSYIYQVIDELNSIDMERPMLEIHLRNQTNKRRTNIPKPPPLKPIIITKDEIQKAVFGAGYPSLPTMTVKEFYDKRVADGIFPDPNKPRSAPMSLQEMAIAGVTPDEDAEQKEEEEKIEQDDEENLARLRAKDEFKDEFRRGYGNRMNRS comes from the coding sequence ATGGCATCATCCACAGAAGATCAACAAGAAAGCCCAGAAAATACCATAAGTGATTTATTCGATCAAGCTTTTGATCTTTACAATGCAATTAATAACACAACCGAAGCGACAAATAGTGATCAAGTGCAATTGGATGTTCGGAAAGCGATTAAAATGCTcgaaaattgtacaaaattggTATCAGCCGCCAGTATTTTTAGCACAAATGAAAGTTTTGAAGAATTGCCGCccaatgatattaaatttttattactaccCGTTTTATTAGGAATGCTACACTTAAAAATTTGTGGTACCCATGATCGGAAAGAGTTACTCGATAAtgctgaaatatattttaaagattatttgaaACGATGTTATGAATACGGACTTACTGAAAATGATGTaaccaagaaaaaaaaagattcagaAAATCAAACTGACCGGGAAGAAAGCGAAATagaaattatccaaaaaattgtcCATAATCGATCGAATAAGATTAAACGATATCAAGAACAAAAAGCGTTGGATGAAAAAATAGcgtatttgaaacaaaatttagatGAGGATGTTAAGCGAGAATTTTTCACGACATTAATAAAATCGTATATTTATCAAGTCATCGATGAATTAAATAGTATCGATATGGAACGACCCATGTTAGAAATTCATCTACGTAATCAAACGAATAAACGCCGAACAAATATTCCTAAACCGCCACCATTAAAACCGATCATTATCACGAAAGATGAAATTCAAAAAGCCGTGTTTGGAGCTGGTTATCCATCGTTACCCACTATGACTGTTAAAGAATTTTATGATAAACGTGTTGCCGATGGTATTTTTCCTGATCCGAATAAACCCAGAAGTGCACCAATGAGTTTACAAGAAATGGCTATAGCTGGAGTTACACCGGACGAAGATGCGGAGCAAAAAGAGgaagaagaaaaaattgaacaagATGACGAGGAAAATTTAGCACGTTTAAGAGCTAAAGATGAATTCAAAGATGAATTCCGACGTGGATATGGAAACCGTATGAAcagaagttaa